In Puniceicoccus vermicola, a single window of DNA contains:
- a CDS encoding aldo/keto reductase, whose translation MKKRLLGKSGFEVSEVGMGCWQIGASWGSAIDRETAFAILSESAANGVTFFDTANVYGDGRSESLIGEFIKAEGIQPRIATKFGRGPVFPNNYSEESLRESVRGSLSRLGVDQLDLLQLHCVPIKVLQDGAIFDWLRKLQAEGLIAHFGASVETVEEGLLCMKQEGLLSLQVIFNCFRQKLITELFPEAQATGTGIIVRLPLASGLLTGKFTQSTTFGEDDHRNFNRDGAQFNVGETFAGLPFEKGVELADELKAFVPESMSMVQFALRWILDHEAVSTIIPGASSPSQAKGNATASRLDPLPEELHQKLRNFYEAEVRENIRGAY comes from the coding sequence ATGAAGAAACGCTTACTCGGGAAATCAGGATTTGAAGTCAGCGAAGTTGGGATGGGCTGTTGGCAAATCGGGGCGAGCTGGGGCAGTGCCATTGATCGGGAGACCGCCTTTGCCATTCTTTCCGAATCCGCCGCAAATGGCGTTACCTTCTTCGACACCGCCAACGTCTACGGCGACGGTCGCAGCGAATCCCTCATCGGGGAGTTCATCAAGGCCGAGGGGATTCAGCCCCGTATCGCTACCAAGTTCGGCCGGGGCCCCGTATTCCCCAACAACTATTCAGAAGAGAGTCTGCGCGAATCAGTCCGAGGCTCTCTCTCCCGCCTCGGAGTGGATCAACTCGACCTCCTCCAACTTCACTGCGTTCCGATCAAGGTCCTCCAAGACGGCGCGATTTTCGACTGGCTCCGCAAACTTCAAGCCGAGGGTCTCATCGCCCACTTCGGCGCCAGCGTCGAGACCGTCGAAGAAGGCCTCCTCTGCATGAAACAGGAAGGTCTCCTCTCCCTGCAGGTCATCTTCAACTGTTTCCGCCAAAAACTGATCACCGAGCTCTTCCCCGAGGCCCAGGCCACCGGAACGGGCATCATTGTCCGCCTCCCTCTCGCCAGCGGATTGCTGACCGGCAAGTTCACCCAGTCCACCACTTTTGGCGAGGACGACCACCGCAACTTCAACCGCGACGGAGCCCAATTCAATGTCGGGGAAACCTTCGCCGGTCTTCCCTTCGAAAAAGGAGTGGAGCTCGCTGATGAACTGAAAGCTTTCGTCCCCGAGAGCATGTCGATGGTGCAATTCGCCCTCCGCTGGATCCTCGACCACGAAGCCGTTTCCACCATCATTCCCGGCGCGAGTTCCCCCTCTCAAGCCAAAGGCAACGCCACCGCATCCCGACTCGACCCATTGCCCGAGGAACTCCACCAAAAGCTTCGCAATTTCTACGAAGCCGAGGTCCGCGAGAATATCCGCGGGGCCTACTGA
- a CDS encoding LacI family DNA-binding transcriptional regulator, with product MSINQQKIAEALDVSVMTVSRALRDHPDLAEGTREMILRKAEEMGYRKHLKKRGKRVEVEEKPLRRMGILLFEDEIIGQRDLFKSGVVRSIFLSIQKECQRLGVETVVEVFTTGSSEVPMLVRNRSVSGIFLLGRYEKSIMERLEGIPAMAVSNFVGHLGLPRVVADNFHGMCEATEHLIGLGHERILFLGDQQGRAQIFEERSFGYLAAMQKHGLRSEVLFFDRRHEPMPLKEIEKVTGIVCSNDSLAYKVQAAMRAEGVSLPDECSMVSFDNIEAYHNEGAITSYEPDWGLMGRMAAELMNASPLSLLQNDVSVSVPGRLVVHGSTGAPRS from the coding sequence ATGTCGATCAATCAACAGAAAATTGCTGAGGCGTTAGACGTTTCGGTGATGACGGTTTCCCGAGCTCTGCGCGACCATCCGGATTTGGCGGAAGGGACGCGGGAGATGATCCTCCGGAAAGCGGAAGAGATGGGCTATCGCAAGCATTTGAAGAAAAGGGGCAAGCGTGTTGAAGTGGAGGAGAAGCCGTTGCGCCGGATGGGGATCCTTTTGTTCGAGGATGAGATCATTGGCCAGAGAGATCTTTTCAAGTCAGGGGTGGTTCGAAGCATCTTTCTGTCCATCCAGAAAGAGTGTCAGCGCCTCGGGGTAGAAACGGTCGTGGAAGTTTTTACGACGGGATCTTCTGAGGTGCCAATGCTGGTGCGGAATCGCTCGGTCAGTGGAATTTTCCTTCTGGGCCGGTACGAGAAGTCGATCATGGAGAGGCTGGAAGGAATTCCGGCGATGGCGGTGAGTAATTTTGTGGGGCACTTGGGTTTGCCGCGAGTCGTTGCCGATAATTTTCACGGAATGTGCGAGGCGACTGAGCATTTGATCGGGTTGGGGCACGAGCGCATTCTATTTCTGGGGGATCAGCAGGGGCGGGCGCAGATTTTCGAGGAGCGGTCGTTTGGTTACCTGGCCGCCATGCAAAAGCACGGCCTACGGTCGGAGGTCTTGTTTTTTGATCGGCGGCATGAACCGATGCCGTTGAAGGAAATCGAAAAGGTTACGGGGATCGTCTGTAGTAACGACAGTCTGGCTTACAAGGTTCAGGCGGCAATGAGAGCTGAAGGAGTCTCTTTGCCGGATGAATGCAGTATGGTTTCGTTTGATAATATTGAAGCGTACCATAATGAAGGAGCGATCACTTCCTACGAGCCCGATTGGGGGTTGATGGGGCGGATGGCTGCAGAGTTGATGAATGCATCCCCGCTCTCATTGCTTCAGAATGACGTTTCGGTTTCCGTTCCCGGTCGGTTGGTCGTGCACGGTTCGACCGGGGCTCCCCGTTCCTGA
- a CDS encoding Gfo/Idh/MocA family oxidoreductase, whose amino-acid sequence MNPTQSQTNTDSPEIPSLPIKVALIGVSGYGDCHFRSILTLAEEGLVQFCAATVINPEEVPQKCEKMRAMGCRIYSNHQHMLKEEAGQIDLCCIPTGIGWHRVMTIDALNAGMHVLVEKPAAATLAEINAMDAAKRHNRREVFVGFQNMYADTLWKIKDLLVAGELGQLQKIRVCALWPRPHSYYKRTDWAGKLSINDIPVLDSPTNNAMAHFILMALFWSGSSREAAGTIRTLENRQYRAQAIESFDTFSARVQLVEGPEIVINMSHSSEKFEAAEIILETTRGQYYWNDKTGSELTLAGLSPENKTFPPFPDTRTVMFHNVCKGLQKLESNVCSLDLAREHTRFIERIHQSLKIEDIPASALKNREEAGETYTYADGLSEALLNAHHKGLTLHNSDLPWTKTEATT is encoded by the coding sequence GTGAATCCGACTCAGAGCCAGACAAACACTGATTCGCCCGAAATCCCCAGCCTGCCCATTAAGGTCGCGCTGATTGGAGTCTCGGGATATGGAGATTGCCACTTCCGCTCCATCCTGACCCTAGCCGAAGAAGGACTCGTTCAGTTCTGCGCCGCCACCGTCATCAACCCCGAAGAGGTTCCTCAAAAATGCGAAAAAATGCGGGCGATGGGCTGCCGAATCTACTCCAACCATCAGCACATGCTGAAAGAGGAAGCGGGTCAGATTGACCTCTGCTGCATACCCACCGGGATCGGCTGGCACCGAGTCATGACCATCGATGCCCTCAATGCGGGCATGCATGTTCTCGTCGAAAAACCGGCAGCGGCAACCCTTGCCGAAATCAATGCGATGGACGCTGCCAAACGCCACAATCGGCGCGAAGTCTTCGTCGGCTTCCAAAACATGTACGCCGACACCCTCTGGAAAATTAAAGACCTTCTCGTCGCCGGAGAGTTGGGACAACTTCAAAAGATACGCGTCTGCGCCCTCTGGCCGCGGCCCCACTCCTACTACAAGCGAACCGATTGGGCTGGAAAACTTTCGATCAATGATATCCCCGTCCTCGACTCCCCGACCAACAACGCGATGGCCCACTTCATTCTCATGGCCCTTTTCTGGTCAGGCTCATCACGGGAAGCGGCCGGAACCATCAGGACTCTAGAGAACCGGCAATACCGAGCCCAGGCAATCGAAAGCTTTGATACTTTTTCCGCGCGAGTCCAACTCGTCGAAGGTCCTGAAATCGTGATCAACATGAGCCACTCCAGCGAAAAGTTCGAAGCTGCAGAGATCATCCTCGAGACAACCCGCGGACAATATTACTGGAATGACAAAACCGGAAGCGAACTCACCCTTGCCGGACTTTCCCCAGAAAACAAAACCTTCCCCCCGTTTCCAGACACGCGCACAGTGATGTTCCACAATGTTTGCAAAGGCCTTCAAAAATTGGAGAGCAACGTTTGCTCCCTCGACCTAGCAAGAGAACACACCCGATTCATCGAGAGAATCCATCAATCCCTCAAAATCGAAGACATCCCAGCATCCGCTCTCAAAAACAGAGAGGAAGCAGGAGAGACCTACACCTACGCAGACGGCCTCTCCGAAGCCCTACTGAATGCCCACCACAAGGGATTGACTCTCCACAACAGCGACCTCCCGTGGACGAAGACGGAAGCCACGACGTAG
- a CDS encoding GDSL-type esterase/lipase family protein, producing the protein MRSFLKIAAAFFFAFQGAPLSNGADLWVNAPTEIDTNFNSIQEALNEAQAGDTIHVSPGVYQERVSFQNSGTEEAPITLIGSGPGVKIDGSTPIEEPWEPAPDIGPGVFRLPLDFFPFTVTANGQTITTLDEKRTSSENSKIHWKEAFLTGVGRTGWDGVRALAMYRNEQQELLIRFKNNLDPNLMTMTVAPREATIDTNGQDYCVIRNLAVGNSAIGVGIKSSKGVIVENCIIDPADYGILLEEGAEDAILRNNRISLSPYAGADPWRNGAWDNWTAMKAGGFYDRAGIRMNDTNGGHEIHDNYIHDHWDGIEDVGNPPWAPNMPDANPDLHVHHNQINNLNDDGMETMGPSVNGRWHDNLIIRTRCGFRIKAPQTGPVYIYRNLFLDNKEDLRNFGQGEQFYPDVEVWVYHNTSTADTAINRNYHRMAVPLTTPNYHFFNNLFWCRNWTRSSDPLPKPDWKTDANVFILANQEHPRPWDPVRDSSSASAIQKQWLQSLTEAAEADLEANSTWVGHGPSGFRDPESYDLSLTEDSPARNRGIDPSQIRKEPLPGLKEGYFTGSNPDAGALQYGDSMPQIPENNSTVDPAHNPGEILVVLVGDSTVTGKSDDRDQAGWGWALQHWTTPGIRVENTAVGGRSSRSFRSEGRWDKAMAMNPDWVLIQFGHNDQPGKGPERESDPETDYRDHLRRYVREAREQGATPVLVSPVCRRVYHSNGTLSDSLEPYAESVKIVAEEMNVPLLDLHQYSFDQFSKITSKESLQFSPTGTTDRTHFSTAGSALVADWVVELMNEATPELASRFQLPRTLPILNNDLDQ; encoded by the coding sequence AATAGATACGAACTTCAACTCGATCCAGGAAGCCCTGAATGAAGCCCAAGCTGGCGACACCATTCACGTCAGCCCAGGAGTTTACCAAGAGCGCGTATCCTTCCAAAACAGCGGAACCGAGGAAGCCCCCATCACCCTTATCGGGTCGGGCCCCGGCGTAAAAATCGACGGAAGCACCCCGATCGAGGAGCCATGGGAACCTGCCCCGGATATCGGCCCCGGAGTCTTCCGCCTTCCTCTCGATTTCTTCCCTTTCACCGTAACCGCCAACGGCCAGACCATTACGACTCTGGATGAAAAGCGAACCAGCTCAGAAAATAGCAAAATCCACTGGAAAGAAGCGTTCCTTACCGGCGTAGGCCGGACCGGATGGGATGGAGTCCGAGCTCTGGCGATGTATCGAAACGAGCAACAGGAACTGCTCATTCGCTTCAAAAACAATCTCGACCCAAACCTCATGACCATGACGGTTGCCCCCCGCGAGGCGACCATCGACACCAATGGCCAGGACTACTGCGTCATCCGCAACCTTGCAGTCGGAAACTCCGCCATAGGGGTGGGAATCAAAAGCTCCAAAGGGGTGATCGTCGAAAACTGCATCATCGACCCCGCCGATTACGGAATCCTCCTTGAGGAAGGCGCCGAGGACGCAATCCTTCGCAACAATCGTATCAGTCTCAGCCCCTACGCTGGAGCAGACCCTTGGAGAAACGGCGCCTGGGACAACTGGACCGCCATGAAAGCAGGCGGGTTCTACGACCGTGCGGGTATCCGAATGAACGACACAAACGGAGGTCATGAGATTCACGACAACTACATCCATGACCACTGGGACGGCATCGAAGACGTCGGAAACCCTCCTTGGGCCCCCAACATGCCAGACGCGAACCCCGACTTGCACGTCCACCACAACCAAATCAACAACCTGAACGACGATGGCATGGAGACCATGGGGCCCAGCGTAAACGGCCGCTGGCACGATAATCTCATCATCCGCACACGTTGCGGTTTCCGCATCAAAGCCCCTCAAACCGGGCCAGTCTATATCTACCGGAACCTCTTTCTAGACAACAAGGAGGACCTTCGCAACTTCGGCCAAGGCGAGCAATTCTATCCCGATGTGGAGGTTTGGGTCTACCACAACACCAGCACCGCCGACACGGCCATCAACCGGAACTACCACCGAATGGCCGTTCCGCTGACCACTCCCAATTATCACTTTTTCAACAACCTCTTCTGGTGCCGCAACTGGACCCGATCCTCCGATCCTCTCCCCAAACCGGATTGGAAAACGGATGCCAATGTTTTCATCCTCGCGAATCAGGAACACCCACGCCCTTGGGACCCCGTGCGAGACAGCTCCTCCGCAAGCGCCATTCAGAAGCAATGGCTCCAGAGCCTAACCGAGGCGGCAGAAGCCGACCTCGAAGCCAACAGCACCTGGGTTGGCCATGGACCGAGCGGATTCCGGGATCCGGAGTCCTACGACCTTTCCCTGACCGAAGATAGCCCGGCCCGAAACCGCGGGATCGACCCGTCTCAGATCCGCAAAGAACCCCTACCGGGCCTAAAAGAAGGATACTTCACAGGTTCCAATCCCGATGCAGGCGCCCTTCAATACGGAGACTCTATGCCACAAATCCCTGAAAACAACTCAACCGTAGACCCAGCACACAACCCTGGTGAGATCCTCGTGGTTCTCGTCGGCGACTCGACCGTTACCGGCAAGAGTGATGACCGCGACCAAGCCGGATGGGGCTGGGCTCTCCAACACTGGACAACTCCCGGTATTCGCGTCGAAAACACGGCTGTTGGCGGACGCAGCTCCCGCAGCTTCCGCAGCGAAGGTCGCTGGGACAAGGCCATGGCCATGAACCCCGACTGGGTTCTCATTCAGTTTGGTCACAACGACCAACCGGGCAAAGGACCGGAGCGGGAGAGCGACCCTGAAACCGACTACCGAGACCACCTGCGCCGCTACGTCCGCGAAGCCCGCGAACAAGGTGCGACCCCCGTCCTCGTCTCACCGGTATGCCGCCGGGTTTACCACAGCAACGGCACCCTCTCGGATAGCCTCGAGCCCTACGCGGAGTCCGTGAAAATCGTCGCCGAAGAGATGAACGTCCCTCTTCTCGACCTCCACCAATACAGCTTCGATCAATTTTCAAAGATCACTTCCAAAGAGAGCCTCCAATTCAGCCCAACCGGCACGACCGACCGAACCCACTTCTCCACCGCTGGCAGCGCCTTGGTTGCGGACTGGGTCGTTGAGCTAATGAACGAAGCAACTCCGGAACTCGCATCCAGATTCCAGCTTCCGCGCACTCTTCCTATTCTAAACAACGACCTAGACCAGTAG